Below is a genomic region from Leifsonia sp. Root112D2.
ATGTGCTGCGGTTGTCCGATGGCAACGACCAGTTGCGTCGCGATGAGGATGCCGCCAAGAACCATGGCCAGAACGGTCCAGCCGGCCGATCGCATCCGGGTGCCCACGACCGGTTCAGATCGCACGCCTCGAACCAAGCGCCGCACCAGCAGCCATCGCACCGCCCACAAAACCAGGGCGCTGAGCACGGTCGCCAGGATCACCGGCAGCAACGACCAACGGATGCCCATCAGCGGAAAAACGATGGCCACGACCGCCACGAAGCCCACCGTGGCCGCCGGGGCGACGGCCACCAGAAGGAATCGGCGCGCGCCCACCGCTGCGGCAAGCGCAAGGCCGGGAAGATAAAGCAGCGCCACGACGGCAAGGAAGGGCAGCAGGGCGGAGAGCCAGTTCATTCGCAGCGAGCCTTAACGGGATTCAGGGGGTGTGGATGCATCTGCCTCGGCACGATGCGCACCCCAAGCCGACTCGACCATGTGCGAAAGAGAATATCGTGCCTTCCAGCCCAGTTCGCCGTTGATTCTCGACGCATCAGCAATGACGGTTGCCGGGTCGCCCTCACGGCGGCCCGCGATGCGCGGCTCGATGGTGACGCCGGATGCCCGTGACAGCTCCGCGAGCACCTCGCGCACGCTCGCCCCCCGCCCTGTACCGACATTGAAGACGTCGTTCTGCAACGGCCCCGCCGCCAGTGCATCGAGTGCGGCCAGGTGCGCCTCGGCGAGGTCGGCAACGTGCACATAGTCCCGCACTCCCGTGCCGTCCGGGGTCGGATAATCGTCGCCGAAGACGGTCGGTGCTTTTCCACGGGAGAGCGCGTCGATGGCGAGCGTGAGCAGATTGAGCGGAACGGAGTCGCCGAGCTGCGGGGTGCCTGCCCCGGCAACATTGAAATACCGCAGACTCACCTCACGCAGGCCGAGGGCTCGCGCCGCATCGCGCACGAGCCATTCCCCAGCCAGTTTGGACTCGCCGTACGGGTTGATCGGTCGCGGCACGACCTCTTCTGAGACGAGCTCGACGTCGGGGCTGCCGTACACCGCGGCTGACGAGGAGAACACAAATCGGTTGACGGCGGTCCCCTCGATAGCCAGCAGCAGGTTGGCCAGGCCGCCGACGTTCTCGCGAAAATACCGCGCAGGTTTCGCGACCGACTCCCCCGCCTGCTTGCGGGCTGCGAGGTGGATGACGGCGGTGACGGAATGCTCCGCCACCAGGGCGGAGAGCGCATCCGCTGCGGAGTCGGCGGCAAGGTCGATTTCGACGATGGGCGCCGGCGCGATTCGATCGGCGCGGCCCGAACTCAGGTCGTCGACGACGACGACCTCGTCACCGCGATCGACCAGCAGCCTCACCACGTGCGAACCGATGT
It encodes:
- the galE gene encoding UDP-glucose 4-epimerase GalE; this translates as MSILVTGGAGYIGSHVVRLLVDRGDEVVVVDDLSSGRADRIAPAPIVEIDLAADSAADALSALVAEHSVTAVIHLAARKQAGESVAKPARYFRENVGGLANLLLAIEGTAVNRFVFSSSAAVYGSPDVELVSEEVVPRPINPYGESKLAGEWLVRDAARALGLREVSLRYFNVAGAGTPQLGDSVPLNLLTLAIDALSRGKAPTVFGDDYPTPDGTGVRDYVHVADLAEAHLAALDALAAGPLQNDVFNVGTGRGASVREVLAELSRASGVTIEPRIAGRREGDPATVIADASRINGELGWKARYSLSHMVESAWGAHRAEADASTPPESR